One genomic segment of Suttonella sp. R2A3 includes these proteins:
- a CDS encoding SDR family NAD(P)-dependent oxidoreductase yields MRFLVTGASSGFGEAITRRLVSDGHQVIAAARREDRLHALAQELGEAVYPLPLDVCDQQALTQLSERLPEDWQAIDVLVNNAGLALGLEPAHEAQLDDWLTMIDTNIKGLVVLTRAILPQMVSRGSGLVINIGSIAGTYPYPGGNVYGATKAFVHQFSLNLRADLAGSGVRVSNIEPGLAGGSEFSNVRFHGDDAKAQAVYQGTSALTPEDIAETVAWIASTPAHMNVNTIEIMPTCQAFAPLSVSRES; encoded by the coding sequence ATGCGTTTTTTGGTCACAGGGGCTAGTTCCGGATTTGGCGAAGCAATCACCAGACGCTTGGTCAGCGATGGCCATCAGGTGATTGCTGCCGCCAGACGTGAGGATAGGTTACATGCCCTCGCGCAAGAACTCGGCGAAGCCGTATACCCACTCCCGCTCGATGTTTGTGATCAACAAGCGCTAACGCAGTTGAGTGAACGCTTACCTGAAGATTGGCAAGCCATTGATGTATTGGTGAATAATGCCGGTTTAGCGTTAGGATTAGAGCCAGCGCATGAAGCGCAACTCGATGATTGGCTAACGATGATCGACACCAATATCAAAGGCCTGGTGGTTCTTACACGCGCTATCCTACCGCAGATGGTTTCTCGTGGTAGTGGACTGGTGATTAATATCGGCTCGATCGCCGGCACTTACCCGTATCCAGGCGGTAATGTCTATGGCGCTACCAAAGCGTTTGTCCACCAATTTAGTCTCAATTTACGCGCTGATTTAGCCGGTAGCGGCGTGCGCGTAAGTAATATCGAGCCAGGCTTGGCTGGTGGCAGTGAGTTTTCCAACGTGCGCTTTCATGGTGATGATGCGAAAGCACAAGCCGTTTATCAAGGCACATCTGCGCTCACCCCTGAAGATATCGCCGAAACCGTTGCCTGGATTGCCAGTACACCGGCGCATATGAACGTCAACACCATCGAAATCATGCCAACGTGTCAGGCATTTGCGCCACTCAGTGTCAGCAGGGAAAGCTAG
- a CDS encoding SDR family NAD(P)-dependent oxidoreductase, which produces MGYGVSGKNVLITGAAMGMGRLYALRAAREGATTLHLWDQDVAGMQETADLVREASNTPIEVITTEVDLSDSAVIDQQLTTLLERGAAGEIDVLINNAGVVSGNAYFWQDEKPPEWCMQINTLAPMQITRALLPQMIERKSQEMRILNIASAAATVSNPRMAVYCASKWAMLGWGDSLRLELINAGHEHIKLTTFCPSYISTGMFAGAKKMFLTPILTPEQAVNAAWQAMLDGKAVRYLPWSVRLAMIIKALLPQPWWDWTAKHILKVTSSMDEFRGH; this is translated from the coding sequence ATGGGATATGGCGTTTCAGGAAAAAATGTGCTGATTACCGGCGCTGCTATGGGCATGGGGCGGCTTTATGCACTCAGAGCAGCAAGAGAAGGTGCCACAACGCTCCATTTATGGGACCAAGATGTTGCTGGTATGCAAGAAACCGCAGATCTTGTTCGTGAAGCGTCTAACACGCCTATCGAGGTGATCACTACTGAGGTCGATTTAAGTGATAGCGCAGTAATTGACCAACAGTTAACCACGCTGCTTGAGCGTGGGGCGGCCGGTGAGATTGATGTGTTGATTAATAATGCCGGCGTGGTGTCCGGTAATGCGTATTTCTGGCAAGATGAAAAACCACCTGAATGGTGTATGCAAATCAATACGCTTGCGCCAATGCAAATCACACGCGCTCTATTGCCACAAATGATAGAGCGTAAGTCGCAAGAGATGCGGATTTTAAATATTGCCTCCGCTGCGGCTACGGTATCAAATCCACGTATGGCGGTCTATTGTGCGTCAAAATGGGCGATGTTAGGTTGGGGTGATTCGCTACGTTTGGAGCTGATCAACGCCGGCCACGAGCACATTAAACTAACCACATTTTGCCCGAGTTATATCAGCACTGGTATGTTTGCAGGTGCGAAAAAGATGTTCCTCACCCCGATATTAACCCCAGAACAAGCAGTAAATGCCGCTTGGCAGGCTATGCTGGATGGCAAAGCAGTTCGTTATTTGCCGTGGTCGGTGCGTTTAGCGATGATCATTAAGGCACTGTTGCCTCAGCCGTGGTGGGACTGGACGGCAAAACATATCCTCAAAGTGACCTCATCGATGGACGAGTTTCGCGGGCACTAA